A window of the Trichoderma asperellum chromosome 4, complete sequence genome harbors these coding sequences:
- a CDS encoding uncharacterized protein (BUSCO:EOG092D0FQ1) — translation MAAPYTPQDVSAVSQMISALDKARKDKRGAGFSCKKTTFSVKPSRDGIEVDSWRMQDWDYKRKGLPTYARGLFTTKTSRNTPEIAVRGYDKFFNVNEVNETKWAMISKNTRGPYELTLKENGCIIFVAGLEDDTLLVCSKHSTGDRSDVELSHARAGEIRIEKQLAAVGKTKEDLARELRSRNITAVAELCDDSFEEHILAYENEKAGLYLHGINLNLPEFATYPSNLVQEFASQWGFIKTDLLIMEDIDQVKTFLEDVAKTGAYDGRDVEGFVIRCKMSPNPTQLPFQDWFFKYKFEEPYLMYRQWRECTKAIIAGKQAKFKKHVKITEEYLLFARKQLAGNPKLSKEYNQNHGIIKLRDDFLAYKNINGSDAANLEGCDRVIMSEVTKDVILSPIATLGCGKTTLALALTYLFGWGHIQNDNISGKGRPPRFVKAVMDQLKQHPVVYADRNNAQKHERKQLIGDIKTQSPETRIVCLNFRHDEESIDEIRRVTQDRVIERGDNHQTIQAASNQDKFLEVMEGFIKRFEECNSNSAPDAGFDLIIDLDPTVDSRQNLETLVKELNLSLPNVVKEMPSPEKLDEAMDFALGYRPDFRHTIPDRSGRKDAKTGQQPQQQQKAPKKKGLEYMSVDLSADSINKLLDKSFKAVGPEAAKFYWQLKNTRRVQRKFHVTLMHRATKDQYPELWKRYTDLHEAAGGGDAKLGDCDLMLERVVFDDRIMAIVVRIVDEEGKWECVNRIAHITVGTRDDGVKPKESNDLLGKWLEEGTGGEGNKIQEVVFDEKPLIKGAVKGVLSR, via the exons ATGGCAGCCCCATACACGCCGCAAGATGTGTCGGCCGTCTCCCAGATGATCTCGGCTCTGGACAAGGCCCGGAAAGATAAACGAGGTGCTGGATTCTCCTGCAAAAAGACCACCTTCTCCGTCAAGCCTTCTCGAGACGGCATCGAGGTGGACTCATGGAGGATGCAGGACTGGGACTATAAGCGCAAGGGTCTTCCTACATATGCTCGCGGCCTATTCACCACCAAAACCAGCAGAAACACACCGGAAATCGCAGTCAGAGGCTACGACAAGTTCTTCAACGTCAACGAGGTCAACGAAACCAAGTGGGCCATGATTTCTAAGAATACACGAGGGCCTTATGAGCTGACTCTGAAGGAGAACGGCTGCATCATCTTCGTGGCTGGCCTTGAGGATGACACTCTGCTTGTTTGCAGCAAGCACTCTACCGGCGACCGTAGCGATGTTGAGCTCAGCCACGCTCGTGCCGGAGAGATTCGGATagagaagcagctggccGCCGTTGGCAAGACCAAGGAGGATCTTGCAAGGGAATTGCGCTCCCGGAATATTACTGCCGTAGCAGAGCTTTGCGACGACTCGTTTGAAGAACACATTCTGGCCTATGAGAATGAAAAGGCCGGGCTGTACCTCCACGGAATCAACCTCAATCTCCCCGAATTTGCTACTTACCCAAGTAATCTGGTGCAGGAGTTTGCAAGCCAGTGGGGCTTCATCAAGACAGACCTACTAATAATGGAGGATATAGACCAAGTAAAGACATTCTTGGAGGATGTCGCCAAGACGGGAGCCTATGATGGCCGCGACGTTGAGGGATTCGTTATTCGATGCAAAATGTCACCTAACCCTACCCAGCTGCCTTTCCAAGACTGGTTCTTCAAGTACAAGTTTGAGGAACCTTACCTAATGTACCGACAGTGGCGAGAATGCACAAAAGCCATCATTGCGGGCAAACAGGCCAAGTTCAAAAAGCATGTCAAGATCACTGAGGAGTATCTCCTTTTTGCGCGGAAACAGCTGGCGGGAAACCCGAAACTATCCAAGGAATACAATCAAAATCACGGAATCATCAAGCTGCGAGACGATTTCCTGGCTTATAAAAACATCAATGGATCAGACGCTGCCAACCTTGAAGGTTGCGATCGTGTGATTATGTCAGAAGTTACAAAAGACGTCATCTTGTCACCTATTGCAACCCTGGGCTGTGGAAAGACTACTCTAGCTCTGGCATTGACGTACCTATTTGGCTGGGGCCACATCCAGAACGATAATATCTCAGGCAAAGGTCGGCCACCGAGATTCGTCAAGGCAGTTATGGACCAGTTGAAGCAGCACCCTGTTGTTTACGCAGATCGCAACAACGCGCAGAAGCACGAGAGAAAACAGCTCATCGGCGATATCAAGACGCAGAGCCCTGAAACTCGAATTGTCTGCTTAAACTTCCGACATGACGAAGAATCCATTGATGAGATCCGGCGGGTAACCCAGGATCGCGTCATTGAACGAGGAGACAACCATCAGACAATCCAAGCGGCATCAAATCAGGACAAATTCCTCGAGGTGATGGAAGGCTTCATTAAGCGGTTCGAGGAATGCAATTCCAACTCTGCGCCAGATGCAGGATTCGACCTAATCATCGATCTGGATCCTACGGTTGATAGCAGACAGAACCTTGAGACACTGGTCAAGGAGCTAAATCTATCCCTGCCCAACGTGGTTAAGGAAATGCCAAGCCCTGAGAAACTCGATGAGGCTATGGACTTTGCGCTAGGATACAGGCCTGACTTTAGACATACTATCCCCGACAGAAGCGGAAGAAAGGATGCCAAGACTGGacagcagccacagcagcagcagaaggcaCCGAAGAAAAAGGGATTGGAGTACATGTCTGTAGATTTATCTGCTGACTCTATTAACAAACTCCTCGACAAGTCATTCAAGGCAGTTGGCCCGGAGGCGGCCAAGTTTTACTGGCAGCTCAAGAACACCAGAAGAGTACAGCGCAAGTTTCACGTCACGTTGATGCACAGAGCTACAAAGGACCAATACCCAGAGTTATGGAAACGATATACGGATCTCCATGAGGCTGCTGGCGGAGGCGATGCCAAGCTCGGTGACTGCGACTTGATGCTCGAGCGG GTTGTCTTTGACGATCGTATCATGGCCATTGTTGTCCGCATTGTCGACGAGGAGGGCAAGTGGGAGTGCGTGAACCGCATTGCGCATATCACGGTGGGAACACGAGATGATGGCGTGAAGCCGAAGGAGAGCAATGATTTGCTAGGCAAGTGGCTGGAAGAAGGCACTGGCGGGGAAGGAAACAAGATTCAGGAGGTGGTGTTTGATGAGAAGCCGTTGATCAAAGGGGCGGTCAAGGGTGTTTTGTCCAGGTAG
- a CDS encoding uncharacterized protein (EggNog:ENOG41~TransMembrane:3 (o123-140i152-170o176-194i)): MDFAPYQSSPPEHARSPMSSPRASADISRRPFSPSAIASVARSPPPLQHPQPQRAWSGDLDGAASRHGALGNNNNGGGGGGLWGFGSGSSSTNGTPLAMPGAYPAEISEFDTSLGLRLDYEASLAYLAFPPIGAVILLILERNSDYVRFHAWQSALLFTAIMVFHLLFSWSSFLSWIFFIGDLALMGFLSFKAYQDAEILERFEVPFFGSIASRCLDDE; the protein is encoded by the exons ATGGACTTTGCGCCCTACCAATCCTCCCCCCCAGAGCACGCCCGCTCGCCAATGTCCTCCCCGCGCGCCTCAGCCGACATTTCGCGCCGGCCCTTCTCCCCCTCCGCAATCGCCTCCGTCGCGCGCAGCCCGCCTCCCCTGCAGCacccgcagccgcagcgagCCTGGAGCGGCGACCTCGACGGCGCGGCCAGCAGACACGGCGCATtgggcaacaacaacaacggcggcggcggcggcggcctgtGGGGgtttggcagcggcagcagcagcaccaacgGCACGCCTCTGGCCATGCCCGGCGCATATCCCGCCGAGATTAGCGAGTTCGACACGAGTCTGGGGCTGAGGCTGGACTACGAGGCGAGTCTGGCGTATCTGGCGTTTCCTCCGATCGGGGCGGTGATACTGTTGATCTTGGAGAGGAATAGCGACTATGTCAG ATTCCACGCTTGGCAATCCGCCCTCCTATTCACAGCCATCATGGTCTTccacctcctcttctcttggtCCTCCTTCCTTAGCTGGATATTCTTCATTGGCGACCTAGCCTTGATGGGTTTCCTATCTTTCAAAGCATATCAAGACGCGGAGATACTCGAAAG GTTCGAAGTTCCCTTTTTCGGAAGTATAGCTAGTAGATGCCTAGATGATGAGTAG
- a CDS encoding mitochondrial 54S ribosomal protein uL10m (BUSCO:EOG092D4CXI) translates to MTRIISRAARPCLRRLSSEASTHRGAFSLGAYAHNFSTSDAQHATPGLRSIPEGAQPPIDIAPATKPPSARPIDTRKSQMIRTYTSLLRTTPLILFFQHSNLTAVEWAAVRRELKKALDGVPPVNVMPGAEPVDLSSKVQLQVLRTNMLNVALKLVEFYDPEAAAASKATPRTSKGPIVHDLSKAAYEQVKSAEISPESAYAQIEPLMVGPLAGLIIPAVSPAHVAAALSVLAPVPGKFPAPTRRKNPGYYDPTFQNGLAKLVLIGGRIEGKVFDQAGIHWVGGIEGGLDGLRAQLVAILQGAGLGITSTLEGGSRSLWLALEGRKEQLEEESKKDAPADASSS, encoded by the coding sequence ATGACAAGAATAATAAGCAGAGCGGCGAGGCCGTGCCTCCGACGGCTCAGCTCAGAGGCCTCAACCCACCGAGGGGCCTTTTCTCTCGGCGCATACGCCCACAACTTCTCGACATCAGACGCTCAACATGCAACTCCCGGCTTACGATCCATCCCCGAAGGTGCTCAGCCTCCCATTGACATTGCTCCTGCGACAAAACCCCCCAGCGCGCGACCAATTGACACCCGAAAGAGTCAGATGATCCGAACATATACTTCGCTGCTCCGTACTACGCCCCTCATCCTGTTCTTCCAGCACAGCAATCTCACAGCAGTGGAATGGGCTGCCGTAAGAAGAGAATTGAAAAAGGCATTGGATGGTGTCCCACCAGTGAATGTGATGCCCGGTGCTGAGCCTGTGGATCTTTCTTCAAAAGTACAGCTGCAAGTGCTGAGGACCAACATGTTGAATGTGGCGCTGAAGCTTGTGGAATTCTACGACCctgaggctgcagctgcctcAAAGGCTACACCGCGGACTTCTAAAGGACCTATAGTCCATGACCTGTCGAAGGCGGCCTATGAGCAGGTCAAGAGCGCTGAAATCTCACCCGAGTCTGCCTACGCGCAGATTGAGCCTCTCATGGTTGGACCCCTAGCCGGCCTTATCATTCCTGCAGTTTCTCCAGCGCACGTCGCAGCAGCCCTGAGCGTTCTCGCCCCGGTTCCTGGAAAATTCCCCGCCCCGACTCGAAGAAAGAATCCTGGATACTACGATCCCACCTTCCAAAACGGCTTGGCGAAACTGGTGTTAATAGGAGGACGCATTGAAGGCAAGGTCTTTGATCAGGCAGGCATCCACTGGGTCGGTGGTATTGAAGGTGGTCTCGACGGTCTTCGTGCACAGCTGGTGGCCATCCTCCAAGGAGCGGGCTTGGGTATCACATCCACACTGGAAGGTGGCAGCCGCAGCTTATGGCTGGCTCTTGAGGGACGAaaggagcagctggaagaggaatCAAAGAAGGATGCGCCTGCggatgcttcttcttcttag
- the RPT5 gene encoding 26S proteasome regulatory subunit 6A (BUSCO:EOG092D23QW), with translation MSTLEELDDLDRREKEEKRRENNDKKATVADEDDEMKDAEDKDDILDEEILSLSTQDIQTRKRLLENDSRIMKSELSRLTHEKAAMGEKIKENMDKIANNRQLPYLVGNVVELLDLDPTAESSEEGANIDLDATRVGKSAVIKTSTRQTIFLPLIGLVDSDTLKPGDLIGVNKDSYLVLDTLPAEYDSRVKAMEVDEKPTEQYTDVGGLDKQIEELVEAIVWPMKEADRFKKIGIKAPKGALMYGPPGTGKTLMARACAAQTEATFLKLAGPQLVQMFIGDGAKLVRDCFALAKEKAPAIIFIDELDAVGTKRFDSEKSGDREVQRTMLELLNQLDGFASDDRIKVLAATNRVDVLDPALLRSGRLDRKIEFPLPNEEARAQILKIHSRKMKVNPGVNWGELARSTDEFGGAMLKAVCVEAGMIALRSGKNQIGHEHYVDAIAEVQAKKKDTVNFYA, from the exons ATGTCGACCCTCGAAGAGCTCGATGATCTCGACCGCcgggagaaggaggagaagagaagagagaacaATGACAAGAAGGCTACTGTtgccgacgaggacgatgagaTGAAGGATGCCGAGGACAAGGACGACATCCTCGACGAGGAAATCCTCAGCCTAAGCACACAAGATATTCAGACTCGGAAGCGATTACTTGAAAACGACTCTCGGATCATGAAGAGCGAGCTTTCGAGGTTAACGCACGAAAAGGCTGCCATGGGTGAAAAGATCAAGGAGAACATGGACAAAATCGCAAACAACAG ACAGCTACCATATCTAGTCGGAAACGTCGTTGAATTACTAGACCTAGATCCTACTGCAGAGTCTTCCGAAGAAGGAGCCAACATCGATCTCGATGCCACTCGAGTCGGCAAGTCCGCCGTCATCAAGACTTCCACGAGACAAACCATCTTCTTGCCACTGATTGGTCTTGTTGATTCTGACACTCTCAAGCCTGGTGACCTGATTGGTGTCAACAAGGACTCATACCTGGTTTTGGACACACTGCCCGCCGAGTACGACAGCAGAGTCAAGGCTATGGAGGTGGACGAGAAGCCGACAGAACAGTACACCGATGTTGGAGGACTGGATAAACAGATTGAAGAACTGGTGGAGGCTATCGTATGGCCTATGAAGGAGGCGGACCGGTTCAAGAAGATTGGTATCAAGGCACCAAAAG GTGCTCTCATGTACGGTCCCCCCGGTACCGGAAAGACTCTAATGGCCAGAGCCTGCGCGGCTCAGACGGAAGCAACATTCCTGAAGCTCGCAGGACCTCAGCTTGTTCAGATGTTTATTGGTGATGGAGCCAAGCTTGTACGAGACTGCTTCGCTCTAGCGAAGGAAAAGGCCCCGGCAATCATCTTCATTGACGAACTCGACGCCGTTGGTACCAAGCGATTCGACAGCGAGAAGAGCGGTGATCGAGAAGTCCAGAGAACCATGTTGGAGCTGCTCAACCAGCTTGACGGCTTTGCATCCGACGACCGTATCAAGGTCTTGGCCGCCACCAACAGAGTCGATGTCCTTGACCCTGCACTACTACGATCCGGCCGTCTGGACCGCAAGATCGAGTTCCCTCTGCCAAACGAAGAGGCCCGCGCACAGATTCTCAAGATCCACTCACGCAAAATGAAGGTTAACCCCGGCGTCAACTGGGGTGAACTCGCTCGAAGCACGGATGAGTTTGGTGGTGCCATGTTGAAGGCAGTCTGCGTTGAGGCTGGCATGATTGCCCTGCGTTCAGGAAAGAACCAAATCGGCCACGAGCACTACGTGGACGCTATTGCCGAAGTACaagccaaaaagaaggaT ACCGTCAACTTTTACGCATAA